Proteins from a genomic interval of Croceicoccus naphthovorans:
- a CDS encoding phytanoyl-CoA dioxygenase family protein, with the protein MQTVPLFLQDDPDTSSIPAADRPLFDEFRTKGYAVIDLDIADLPDRIIEGVKYGSDPTRIQDAWKTVPAVKELALNTEVERVLALLYGREPFAFQTLNFPVGTQQLTHSDTIHFSSLPKDFMAGVWVALEDTDAENGPLHYYPGSHTMPHLTMDDLGVSKWGKGGYKLYSEHYEPAIRKLCEGMKPLEAHLRKGQALIWSANLLHGGNPIIDRSRSRQSQVTHYYFEGCRYWTPMMSTNKRRFHRTPYKIRSGKAVTPFGEYPKLLAEAGKLCFEAYRSLSSKF; encoded by the coding sequence ATGCAGACAGTCCCTTTATTTCTCCAAGACGATCCCGACACTTCGTCTATCCCTGCGGCGGATCGCCCGTTGTTCGATGAATTTCGAACGAAGGGCTACGCTGTCATCGACCTCGACATCGCCGACCTGCCCGACCGGATTATCGAGGGCGTCAAATACGGTAGCGACCCCACCCGAATTCAGGACGCTTGGAAAACGGTGCCCGCCGTCAAGGAACTGGCGCTCAACACTGAGGTCGAACGCGTGTTGGCCCTGCTATACGGGCGAGAACCGTTTGCCTTTCAAACTCTCAATTTCCCCGTCGGCACCCAGCAACTAACGCACTCCGACACGATCCATTTCAGCAGTCTTCCGAAAGACTTCATGGCTGGCGTTTGGGTCGCGCTGGAGGACACCGACGCCGAAAACGGGCCGCTGCATTATTATCCCGGCTCGCACACCATGCCGCACCTGACGATGGACGATCTTGGCGTCTCGAAATGGGGTAAAGGCGGCTATAAACTTTACTCTGAGCACTACGAACCGGCAATTCGGAAGCTATGCGAAGGAATGAAACCGTTGGAAGCGCATTTGCGGAAAGGGCAGGCCTTGATCTGGTCCGCCAACCTTTTGCACGGTGGTAATCCTATAATTGACCGGTCTCGCTCGCGGCAAAGCCAAGTCACTCACTACTATTTTGAAGGCTGCCGATATTGGACGCCGATGATGTCTACAAACAAGCGTAGATTTCACCGCACACCGTACAAAATCAGGTCCGGTAAGGCAGTAACCCCCTTTGGCGAATATCCAAAATTGCTCGCTGAGGCCGGAAAGCTATGCTTTGAAGCATATCGATCGCTTTCGTCAAAGTTCTGA
- a CDS encoding lysozyme, translated as MTEARLSERTLLEIADHEGVVLEAYLDSVGVWTWGIGVTDDSGHKVGRYVDNPSTLERALEVYEWLLRTKYQPDVLAAFKGIALKEHQLAAALSFHWNTGAIREAHWVQLFCKGDVAGARKAIMNWSTPREIIGRRKCERDLFFDGRWSSDGDVLVYQVRKPGYQPVKPKPMDLRLAVRGALERAA; from the coding sequence ATGACCGAAGCACGGCTTTCGGAGCGTACCCTGCTGGAAATCGCAGATCACGAAGGGGTGGTGCTGGAAGCATACCTCGACAGCGTTGGCGTGTGGACGTGGGGCATCGGCGTGACCGACGATAGCGGGCACAAGGTGGGCCGCTATGTCGACAATCCTTCGACGCTGGAACGGGCGCTGGAAGTCTATGAATGGCTGTTGCGCACGAAGTATCAGCCTGACGTGCTTGCCGCCTTCAAGGGAATCGCTCTGAAGGAACACCAGCTGGCCGCTGCCCTGTCGTTCCACTGGAATACCGGCGCTATCCGCGAGGCGCATTGGGTCCAGTTGTTCTGCAAGGGCGACGTTGCCGGTGCTCGCAAGGCTATCATGAACTGGTCGACCCCCCGCGAGATCATCGGGCGGCGCAAGTGCGAGCGCGACCTGTTCTTCGATGGGCGCTGGTCGAGCGATGGCGACGTGCTGGTCTATCAGGTGCGCAAGCCCGGTTATCAGCCGGTTAAGCCGAAGCCGATGGATCTGCGGCTTGCCGTGCGCGGTGCGTTGGAGCGGGCGGCGTGA